A genome region from Arachis duranensis cultivar V14167 chromosome 6, aradu.V14167.gnm2.J7QH, whole genome shotgun sequence includes the following:
- the LOC107493973 gene encoding signal recognition particle 54 kDa protein, chloroplastic — MEAVHLSAVASRHFSTSSFSHNRTLYTSSSSSSSSSSSSSSVKPNTLCSPWIGSTTPTTSFSTRNLFTNEIWSWVNSKSVTVRRDMRGVVRAEMFGQLTSGLEAAWSKLKGEEVLTKENIVEPMRDIRRALLEADVSLPVVRRFVQAVTDQAVGVGLIRGVRPDQQLVKIVHDELVKLMGGEVCELVFSKSGPTVILLAGLQGVGKTTVCAKLANYLKKQGKSCMLVAGDVYRPAAIDQLSILGKQVDVPVYTAGTDVKPSEIAKQGLADAKKKKMDVVIVDTAGRLQIDKTMMDELKEVKQALNPTEVLLVVDAMTGQEAAALVTTFNLEIGITGAILTKLDGDSRGGAALSVKEVSGKPIKLVGRGERMEDLEPFYPDRMAGRILGMGDVLSFVEKAQEVMQQEDAEELQKKIMSAKFDFNDFLKQTRAVAKMGSVSRVIGMIPGMGKATPAQIREAEKNLKVMEAMIEAMTPEEREKPELLAESPVRRKRVAQDSGKTEQQVSQLVAQLFQMRVRMKNLMGVMQGGSIPTLSNLEEALKTEEKVPPGTARRKKRSESRKQFVESARPAPRGFGSKN; from the exons ATGGAGGCAGTACACTTGTCTGCTGTTGCCTCCCGCCATTTCTCCACTTCTTCCTTCTCTCACAACCGAACCTTgtacacttcttcttcttcttcttcttcttcttcttcttcttcttcttctgtcaAACCAAATACGCTATGCTCTCCTTGGATTGGTTCAACCACACCCACTACTTCCTTTTCCACCCGAAACTTGTTCACG AATGAGATATGGAGTTGGGTGAACTCCAAAAGCGTTACTGTGAGAAGGGACATGCGCGGAGTGGTGAGGGCTGAGATGTTTGGGCAATTGACCAGTGGCCTTGAGGCTGCGTGGAGCAAACTCAAAGGGGAAG AGGTTTTAACAAAAGAGAATATTGTGGAGCCTATGCGTGATATCAGGAGAGCTCTTTTGGAAGCAGAT GTTAGTCTTCCTGTTGTAAGAAGGTTTGTGCAAGCTGTCACAGATCAGGCTGTGGGTGTTGGCCTCATTCGAGGAGTGAGACCAGATCAGCAATTGGTTAag ATTGTACACGATGAACTAGTAAAACTGATGGGTGGAGAGGTCTGTGAACTGGTTTTTTCCAAATCAGGGCCCACTGTCATTTTGTTGGCTGGACTCCAGGGAGTTGGGAAAACAACTGTTTGTGCAAAGTTGGCCAACTATCTCAAGAAACAG GGGAAGAGTTGCATGCTAGTTGCTGGTGATGTTTACAGACCTGCTGCTATTGATCAACTGTCTATTTTGGGCAAACAG GTGGATGTTCCTGTCTACACAGCAGGTACTGATGTTAAACCTTCAGAAATTGCTAAACAAGGTTTGGCAgatgcaaagaaaaagaaaatggatgtGGTTATTGTTGACACTGCTGGCAGGCTGCAG ATAGACAAAACAATGATGGACGAGTTAAAAGAAGTGAAACAGGCACTGAATCCAACAGAGGTTTTGCTAGTTGTGGATGCCATGACAGGACAAGAAGCAGCAG CTTTGGTGACTACTTTCAATCTTGAGATTGGAATAACAGGTGCAATCTTGACAAAGCTAGATGGTGATTCAAGAGGTGGAGCAGCCTTGAGTGTCAAAGAG GTATCTGGTAAGCCAATCAAGCTGGTAGGACGAGGGGAACGCATGGAGGATCTTGAACCTTTCTACCCTGATCGAATGGCAGGACGCATATTAGGAATGGGAGATGTCCTTTCATTTGTAGAGAAGGCACAAGAAGTT ATGCAACAAGAAGATGCTGAAGAACTGCAAAAGAAGATTATGAGTGCAAAGTTTGACTTTAATGATTTTCTAAAGCAAACCCGTGCTGTTGCAAAAATGGGTTCTGTGTCCCGTGTCATTGGAATGATTCCTGGTATGGGGAAG GCTACGCCTGCTCAAATTCGAGAGGCAGAGAAGAATTTGAAGGTCATGGAAGCAATGATAGAAGCAATGACGCCGG AGGAGAGGGAGAAGCCAGAACTATTGGCCGAATCACCGGTCAGGAGGAAAAGAGTTGCTCAGGATTCAGGGAAAACAGAGCAGCAG GTAAGCCAACTTGTAGCTCAACTGTTCCAAATGCGTGTTCGCATGAAGAATCTGATGGGTGTAATGCAAGGTGGATCAATTCCAACACTTAGTAATCTTGAGGAAGCACTGAAAACAGAGGAAAAg GTTCCACCTGGTACTgcaaggaggaagaagagatcGGAATCAAGGAAACAATTTGTGGAATCAGCAAGGCCAGCGCCTCGTGGTTTCGGGAGCAAAAACTGA
- the LOC107493987 gene encoding uncharacterized protein LOC107493987 codes for MGTDETFPAADVAAELNPGNNTRVQVDPVSSEVAAAKEIQEQAEAEDKKKERRKKEALQKLKSGIIISAVVVAVAGAAFAIAKKLREK; via the exons ATGGGAACAGACGAAACTTTTCCAGCGGCAGACGTTGCTGCGGAGCTAAATCCCGGAAATAATACACGGGTTCAAGTTGATCCGGTATCATCCGAGGTGGCGGCCGCCAAGGAAATTCAG GAACAAGCTGAGGCTGAAGATAAGAAGAAGGAAAGGCGAAAGAAGGAAGCGTTGCAAAAGCTGAAATCAGGCATTATAATCTCTGCGGTAGTTGTGGCTGTGGCAGGTGCTGCCTTTGCCATTGCCAAGAAGTTGAGAGAGAAATGA
- the LOC107493982 gene encoding uncharacterized protein LOC107493982, which yields MGRATLLSPPLLSYRRCCKGSAIAFVATGERETGTAYDRVDWRFLESTLIAFGFPIITVNLIMTCVRASSLSIMWNGNRLDSFAPRRGLRQGNPMSPYLFVLCMERLACYISHKVVEGVWKPVSVTMGGPKFSHLMFADDLLLFCQSHLMFADDLLLFCQATKSQVQMVMYYLNIFCKASGMKVNLEKSKAFCSKNVTARRRNIFTSVSSIRFALDLGRYLGVNLNHSRISRASFHSVIEKVRGRLANWKGRLLNKAGRLCLINSVAASIPVYHMQDKPWVALLRAKYLRNEGVLDGPVPCNASHVWKSISKAFGALKDAFSWCVGSLDQSFWFDNWSIEGPIAQDVPFVHISDSDLTIRDVWKDGQWNLHDILSIIPEDVKQRLNAYNPDLNAGESSGWSWGVASSRLYSARSGHSWLAKRTFDWNEHDNWLWVWRLHIPEKYKFLIWLSLHNAIPTTEFRLGRGLALSSTCHRCQNGSESILHCLRECPSAKEIWTLLGLYSDNSNLHDWLYRDDSWSASKVVSLIRSSVRKFHTIFAMHQSLSPPSLCLHWVPPPVHSVKLNCDASWFAPSGYAGFGCIIHNPNGCWLKGCTGKVDVCSVLFAELGLQIALQIVWLKQLLLSRTFTRIGANHGVSFNI from the exons cttatgatagGGTGGATTGGAGGTTTCTGGAGAGTACTCTCATTGCTTTTGGTTTTCCTATCATCACTGTTAATTTGATTATGACTTGTGTCCGTGCATCCTCTCTTTCTATTATGTGGAATGGGAATAGATTGGATAGTTTTGCTCCTAGAAGGGGGCTTAGACAGGGCAATCCAATGTCTCCTTACTTATTTGTGCTTTGTATGGAAAGACTTGCCTGCTATATATCTCATAAGGTGGTCGAGGGTGTGTGGAAACCAGTTTCTGTCACTATGGGTGGCCCAAAATTTTCTCATTTGATGTTTGCAGATGATCTCTTACTCTTCTGCCAATCTCATTTGATGTTTGCAGATGATCTCTTGCTCTTCTGCCAGGCTACAAAAAGTCAGGTCCAAATGGTCATGTATTATCTTAATATTTTTTGCAAGGCATCTGGCATGAAAGTGAATCTTGAAAAGTCTAAAgctttttgttctaaaaatgTGACTGCTCGTAGAAGAAATATTTTTACTAGTGTTTCTTCAATACGTTTTGCTTTGGACTTAGGAAGATATCTTGGAGTTAACCTTAATCATTCCCGTATCAGTAGGGCTTCTTTTCATTCGGTGATTGAAAAGGTGAGGGGAAGATtagctaattggaaaggaaGGCTTCTAAATAAAGCAGGGAGACTTTGCCTGATCAATTCTGTTGCAGCATCCATTCCTGTCTATCATATGCAg GACAAGCCTTGGGTTGCTCTATTGAGGGCGAAGTATCTGAGGAATGAGGGAGTTTTAGATGGCCCTGTCCCTTGCAATGCTTCTCATGTTTGGAAGAGTATCTCAAAGGCTTTTGGTGCTCTTAAGGATGCCTTCTCTTGGTGTGTTGGGTCACTTGATCAATCTTTTTGGTTTGACAATTGGAGTATTGAGGGCCCAATTGCTCAAGATGTCCCTTTTGTACATATATCTGACTCTGATTTAACTATTAGAGACGTTTGGAAAGATGGTCAATGGAATCTCCATGATATTTTATCTATCATTCCAGAAGATGTCAAACAGCGTTTGAATGCTTATAATCCGGATTTGAATGCTGGAGAGAGTTCGGGTTGGTCGTGGGGTGTGGCATCATCTAGACTCTACTCAGCTAGGAGTGGGCACAGTTGGCTAGCCAAAAGAACGTTTGACTGGAATGAGCATGATAATTGGTTGTGGGTATGGCGTCTGCATATTCCTGAGAAGTATAAGTTCTTGATTTGGCTCAGTCTTCATAATGCTATTCCTACGACAGAGTTTCGTTTGGGTCGTGGTTTAGCTTTATCTAGCACCTGTCATCGGTGTCAGAATGGTTCTGAATCCATTCTTCATTGTCTTCGGGAGTGCCCTAGTGCCAAGGAGATCTGGACCCTTTTAGGCCTGTATTCAGATAACTCGAATTTACATGACTGGCTCTACAGAG ATGATTCATGGAGTGCTAGTAAAGTGGTGAGTTTGATTCGTAGTTCAGTAAGGAAGTTTCACACTATTTTTGCTATGCATCAATCTCTGTCTCCTCCTTCACTTTGTTTGCATTGGGTTCCACCTCCAGTTCATTCtgttaaattgaattgtgatgctagttggTTTGCTCCTTCTGGCTATGCTGGTTTTGGTTGTATTATTCACAATCCTAATGGATGTTGGTTGAAAGGTTGCACTGGAAAAGTCGACGTGTGCAGTGTTCTTTTTGCTGAATT AGGACTGCAAATAGCGTTGCAGATTGTATGGCTAAAGCAGCTGCTTCTGTCGCGGACATTCACTCGAATTGGAGCCAACCATGGAGTGAGCTTCAACATCTAA